GATCCGAACTTGGGCAGGCGGCGCGACCATGGCTTCTTCCGACACACTGGCCGCGGTCTTCGCGCATATCGAAGCGAACCGCAGCGCCTTCCTCGATCGCCTGCTCGCCTATCTGCGCCATCCCAGCATCAGCGCCGAGAATATCGGCATCGCCGAAGTCGGCGCGTTGCTGGTCGAGATGCTGACGACGATCGGGCTTGAGACCAACCTGGTGCCGACCGACGGGCATCCCATGGTCGTCGCGCGCTGGCAGAAAGCGCCGGGCAAGCCGACGGTGCTGCTCTACGGCCATTACGACGTGCAGCCGCCGGACCCGCTCGACAAATGGCTCTCTCCGCCCTTCGAGCCGACGATCCGCGACGGGCGGATCTATGCGCGCGGCGTCGGCGACAACAAGGGCCAGCACTTCGCCCAGATCCTCGCGATCGAATCCCATCTCGCAGTGCACGGCACCTTGCCCTGCAACGTCATCCTGTTGCTGGAGGGCGAAGAGGAGATCGGCAGCCCGAACATCGCCGGCTTCGTCCAGGCCAACAAGGCGATGCTCGCGGCCGACCTCGCCGTCACCGCCGACGGGCCGCGCCATGCCAGCGGCGCGGCCGCGATCAAGTTCGGCTCGCGCGGCGTGGTCTCCTTCGAATTGCGCTGCCGCCATGCCAGCCGCGATGTGCATTCCGGCAATTTCGGCGGCGTCGTGCCGAACCCGATCTGGACGCTGGTGCATCTGCTCGGCACCATGAAGAACGCCGCCGGCGAGATCACCATTGCCGGCCTGCATGACGACATTGAAGCGCCGACGAACGAAGAGCTCGCCGCGATCGAGGCCCTGCCGCTCGATGTCGACGCAGTCAAACACAGCCTCGGCCTAAGCAGGCTCGATGCGCCAGCCGACCGGGCCTTCTACGAGCGCCTCTGCTTCCGGCCGACACTGACCATCAACGGCTTCCATGGCGGCTATGGCGGCCCCGGCTCCAAGACGGTCTTGCCCAACGAAGCCTTCGTGAAATGCGACATCCGCCTCGTCGAGGCACAGGATCCGCAGGACATCCTGCGCAAGGTCGCGGCGCATGTGGCCGAGCATGCACCGGAGGTCGAGTTCATCGCCGCCGATGCGGGCATGCAGCCCTCGAAGACGCCGATCGCCTCGTCCTTCACCGCGCCGTTGCGCCGGGCCTTCGTCGCGGCGCAGGGCATCGAGCCGCTGCTGATCCCGGCCGGATTCGGCAGCCTGCCCGGCTATGTCTTCACAAAAATCCTCGGCATCCCCGCCTTCGTCACGCCCTACGCCAATCCGGACGAGGCGAATCACGCTCCGAACGAGAACCTGACGCTCGACTGCTTCTATAGCGGGCTTCGCACCGGTGCGGCGCTGCTGCACGAGCTTGGCCAGCTGGAAGAGCCCTGAACGCTTGTCAGGGCCGCTCGCCCTCAGACCGGCTCGGCCACCGCCAGCCGGTCGACGATCCCGGTCAGCTCGGCGCAAGCTTCGATCACATGCCGCGCGCCGGCCGCCTGCAGCGCAGCGACTGGCTGGAAGCCCCAGGAGACCGCGACCGGGGTCACGCCGGCCGCCACCGCCATCTCCATGTCGAAGGTGCTGTCGCCGACCATCAGCGTCCGCTCTGGCTTGGCGCCGGTTTCGGCCATCGCCCGCAGGATCATTTCCGGGTGCGGCTTCGAGATCGCATCATCCGCGGTCTGGATCGTCTTGAACAGGTCGCTCCAGGCATGACGCTCGACGATGTAGTCGGCGCCGCGGCGCGACTTGCCGGTGGCGATGCCGAGCACGGTGGCAGGCCGCTGCGACAGCCCCGCCAGCAGCTCCACCACACCGGGGAAGAGCGGCTCGGCCAAAGCCGGGTCGGTCTCCGCCCGCTGCCGCATGCCGTTGAAAACCTCGCGATAGGTCTGCGTCAGCGCGTCGTCCGGCTCGGTGAGCCCGGCGACCCGCATCAGCGCGATGTCGAGGGTCAATCCGATGACGCCGAGCCCAGCCTCACGGCCAGGGTGCGGTCGGCCACAGCGCGCGAAGGTCTCGTATTGCGCGCCGAGGATAATCGCCTCGGAATTGACCAGCGTGCCGTCGAGATCGAAGATGATGAGATCCATGCGCCGCGCTCTACAGGAGTTGGCGGCAGCCCGCCATCTCCGCCGGCGCAAGGCCCTCATGCCGTCACGGCCTCACCCTTGCGGGTTGCGGCCGCATTCGGCGATGGCAGCCTTCAGGGCGTCGCCATCGAGACCCTTGCCGCGCGCCTCCTTGCGGCATTCGGCTCGCTGGGCGAGGTCCGGCCGCTTGCCGTTGAAGCAGGCGACCAGCGCCGCCGTCCGTTCGGCCCCCTTGAGCCCGCTCGCATCGGCCTCCTGCTTGCAGACCGCCCGCACCGTCACGGCAGTCGGCTTGCCGTCGCGGGTCAAGCCATCGCTGGCATAGAGCTTCACGCCGGGAAAGCGCTCCTGCATGCACTCGCGCATCGCGCGGCGCAGGTCGTCGCCCGAAAGCGCGATGTTCTCGGCATAGCAGTCGCGCCGCGCCTCGGCGCGGGCGGCACGCGGTACCGGCTCATCGGCCGCTGCAGCAGCCGGCTTCGGAGCGGCTGGGGCCGGCTGCGCCTGAGCGAAGGCTGCGGGCGAAGCGAAAACGAGGCCGGCGGCAAGCAAGGCGATGCGCAACATGGAAAGCCTCCCGTGACGAAGAATGAACAGGAACAAACTTAGAACATAACGCGCTTTGTTCCGCAAGTGTTCTTACGTTGGATCATGCACGGCTCGGTTGCGCGCCCAGGATCATCAGCTACCTTTCGCCACTGGCCTCGGCCGCCGGGGGACCAGGAGACCATTGAATGCGAGTCGTACTGACAGGGTTGCTGCGAGCCATCGCCGCTGGGCTGCTCTGTTGGAATTTCACCATGCCCGCCGCCGCCCAATCGGCAGCGACGGCGCCCTATTCGATCCGCTTCGTTTACCTCGTCCCGAGCGATCGTCAGGTGAAAAGCGCCTATCGCGATGCGATCGCGCTCGCAGCATGGGATGCCCAGCGCTGGCTGGCCCATGCGCTCGACGGCCCGACCTTTGATTTCGGCATGGGTCCCGTCGCGATCGTGCGCTCGGAGAAGCCGGCCCGCTGGTTCTCGTCAGCCGAGCCGGGAGCCGGTTTCGGCGCCTTCTATCGTAACACGGCCGAGGAGCTCAAACGGCTCGGGATCGCCCGGACCAGCGATGCCCCGGTCCGGACGGTGGTCTATGTCGATGCCGATCACGTCTGCGGCCAATCCGGGGCGGCCGGAGGAGCGCTGGCGGTCGTCTCGGCAAACGATTTGCGCGGTCTCGTCGGCGAGACCATCGTGCCAGCTTGCGAGCGGGCCAATCCTGCCGAGGTCGCGGGCCGCTGCCGCTGGGTCGGCGGCCTCGTGCATGAGCTGCTGCACACCTTCGGCCTGAGGCACCCGGATCGCTCTCCGGCCTGCCAGAGCCCGCAATGCCGAGCCGAAGCCCTGATGATGCAGGGCTTCATGCGCTATCCGCGCGCGAGGCTCCTCGACGAGGAAAAGGAGATCCTGCTGAAATCCCCCTTCATCGCCCCGCGCCGCATCGCGGCCTTCGACGGCTGCGAGGGCTGAGACCTATTCGTCCGGCGCGTCGACGATCGGATCGTAGGGCGCATCCTCGAAGCCGAGCAGGTTCCAGCTCTGGCGCATATGCGGCGGCAGCGGCGCGCTGACGTCGATCGTGCCCTTGCCGCGCGGATGCGGCAGCACGATCCGCCGCGCCAGGAGGTGCAGCTTGTTCTGGATGCCGCCGGGCAGCTCCCAGTTCTGGATGTTGAAGTATTTGGGATCACCGACGATCGGATGGCCGATATGGGCGGCGTGGGCGCGCAATTGGTGGGTGCGCCCGGTCACCGGCTTGAGCGAGAGCCAGGCGAGCTTCTGCGCCGCGGTCTCGACCACCGCGTAATAGGTCACCGCATGCATGGCGCCATCGTCGCCATGCTGAGCGACGGCCATGCGCTGGTCGCCGTCATAGGCCTCCTCGCGGGCGAGATAGGTCGAGATCCGGCCCTGGCGGACGCGCGGCACGCCGGCGACCAGCGCCCAATAGACCTTGCGGGCGGAGCGTGAGCGGAAGGTCTTGGCCAAAGTCGCCGCGGCAAAGCGCGACTTGGCGATGACGAGGCAGCCGGCCGTGTCCTTGTCAAGCCGGTGCACGAGGCGCGGCTTCTGCCCGTCCTTGCCGGTGAGGGCATCGAGCATGCCGTCGACATGCCTCGTCGTGCCGGAGCCGCCTTGCACAGCCAGCCCCGCCGGCTTGTTGAGGACGATGACGTCGTCGTCCTCGTAGAGCGTGATCGAGCGCAGGAAGCCGATCGTGTCGCCATCGGCCTTGGCCGAGCGCGGCCGCTCTGCCGCCTGCTCCAGCTTGAGCGGCGGGATGCGTACGGTCTGGCCGGCCTCGAGCCGGTCCTTGCTGTCGGCGCGCTTGCCGTTGACGCGCAGTTCGCCTTTCCGGACGATGCGCTGGATATGGCTGAAGGAGAGCTGCGGAAAACGTGCTTCGAGGAAGCGGTCGATCCGCATCTCGTTCTCGTCCGGCGTTACCACGAGCTGCTGCACGCCGGTCGCGAGCACTTCGGCGGTCACGGCCTTGACCTCGGCGCGCATCGGCGCATCCGTGATCGGTGGCTTGCGTGTCGCGGGCTTGCGCGGTGCAGGCGTGCGCGGACCTGCGGCCCTCGGCGTCGGATGATGTGGTTTCGGGTCGCGCGTCGGCTCGGTGCGCACGACCTCGTCCTCCGCCGGACGCGGCCTGGCGCGGGCCGAGCGGCGCGCATCATGGCTCGGGCGCTTGCCCTTCGGCGCGCCTGAGGCAGGCGGCCTGCCGCCGCGCTTGGGGCCGTTGCCTCGCGGAGGAGCCCCTGCTCCTTTCCCGCCAGTTCCCTTGCCGCCGGTTCTCATGTCAGCCCCCGCACGATGGACAATCCCGCGACCAGCGCCACGAGCGAGAGGGCGACCGAGCCGAGCACGTAGAACGCGGCCAGCATCATCTCGCCGCGCTCCCAGAGCAGCATGGCGTCCAGCGAAAAGGCCGAGAAGGTGGTGAAGCCGCCCAAAATGCCGGTGGCGAGGAAGAGCCGGGCATTCTGCGTCCAGTCCTCGCCGGCCTTGAAGGCGAGGAAGCCGGCGACGAGGCCCATCACCCCGGAACCGAGGATGTTGATCGCCATCGTGCCATAGGGGAACGAGGCGCCGAGCCATTTCAGCGAGACGAGGTTGACGCCGTGCCGGAGCACGCCGCCGATGCCGGCGCCGAGAAAGACGAGAGCGGTGGAAAGCATCCCCGAGGCATAGAGCGCCCCGCGGCCGCGCACAAACGAAATCCGCCGCTTCAGCGCGACGTTTCCGTACCATAGCCCCGCAGGAACGCCTCGACGGCAGCGTCGGCATAGCGGGCAAGCTCGGCAGGGTCGCTGTCGCAATTGCCGCTGAACATGGCGCGGTTCAGCGGGATCCACAGCAGCAGCCCGGCGAAGTGATTGGCCGCCAGCAGCGGATCGTCGATCCGCAACCGACCTGTCGCAGCGTAGCGCTGGAAGGCGGCGGAGAACGTCTCCAGCACGCGTTCGAAGCCGCGCGAGAACCAGCCCTGCCCGACCTCTGGAAAGCGCTCGGCATTGGCGATCACCAGCCGGCGCAGGCGCAGCAGGTCCGGCTGCATCAGCGCGATCAGAAACTTGTCGGCGAGCCGCCCCAGCCCCTCCCTGGGATCATCGGAGGCGGCGAGCTCCTCGGCCACCAGCCGCAGCAGCCCATCGATATCGTCCGTGGTCGCGGCGACGATTGCAGCGTAGAGCCGCTCCTTGTCGGCGAAATAGCGGTAGAGCGTCGGCTTCGACACAGCCGCAAGCGCCGCCACCTCGTCCATGGTGGTGCCGTCATAGCCCTTGCTCAGGAAGAGAGTCGTCGCCGCATCGAGGACGGTGCCGCGCTTGCGCTCGGAGCGGTCGAGAGTGGCTTGCGACATGGCGCTGCTTCTCCGGGGCTTGACATCAAGAATGAAACTACACAGTTTAGTTGTACTAAACCGTTCAGTTTTATCCTACCCTTTCCGCCCATGGAGAGCCAGATGCAAACCGCTTCGCCCCAACATCTCGATCGCGCCCTCCTCGCCTGCGGTGTGGCGACGACACCTGTGTTCTACGCGCTCGCCGCCCTGCAGCTGGCGTTGAGGCCGGGCCATGACATCCGCACCCAGCCCATCAGCTTCCTGGCCCTCGGTGAGCTCGGCTGGATCCAGGTCGCGAATTTCCTGCTGACCGGCGCCCTGGCGCTCGCCGGCGCGATCGGTCTGCGCCGGGCCTTGAACGGCCAGCGCGGCGGCACGGCAGGCCCGATTCTCGCCGGTCTCTACGGCCTCGGCATGATCGGCGCCGGTCTGTTCGGGCCCGATCCCCTCCCCGCTCCCGGCCAGGCACCGCAGATGAGCGTCATCGGCGCCTTCCACATGGTCGCCTTCCTCGTCTCGTTCCTGTCGCTGATCGCGGCCTGCTTCGTCCTGGCACGCCGCTTCAGCGCCGTCGGCAAGCGCGGCTGGGCGCTCTACAGCATCGCCTCGGCGCTGCTGGCTCCGGCGCTCGTCGCGGCGGGCATGGCGAGCCCGAGCTGGGCGGGTGTGATCGTCGGCGGCGCCGGTCTCGTGCTCTTCGGCTGGTTCTCGCTCATCGCCCTGGAAGTCCGCGGCGAAGCCTCGTCCTCTCTGGTCCTCCCGCCTCAAGCGCCTGACGCGGCCTGATCGGCGGCAGCGATCCGGTGGCCTGCGATCGCCAGCGGGCCGCATTCATCGAGGGATGCCGCACGCCCCTTCCGTCGGAACGATTGACTTGCCGCCTCCCCGGCCGGCAGAAACGTCGAGACGCAAGGGGTGGTCGTCGCGCCGATGGCATGCGGTTCTGGACCGGAAGGCGAGCATATCGGCGCAGCCTGTTGGCGCGCAGCCTTGCCCGCTAGCCTCTGCTTGGCGCTCCTCTCGCAGACCGCCCTCGCCGCGCCGCTGCGCCTGCCGCCCCGTCCGGCGCAGGCTCCAAGCTTCGCTCGCGCCTGCACGATCGCGCTTCCCGAGATCAGGCCTCTCTTCGCCAGCACCCCAACCGCCATCGACAAGGACGAAGCGGACGACGACAGCGCCGATGACGAGGATGATGACGACGACGAGGACCCGCCGGAGCATGGCCTCGTCCTGCCGGGATCGGCCACCTGCCTTTCCATCTCCGGCACGGTTAGCGCCGGCATGCAGCGCGATTCCTTCCGCGCCTCGCGCAACGGCCCGCCGGCCCCCTCGCCCGCGACCTCTTTCCCGGTCAGCGCCGCTTTCCGCATCGCGACCTCGCACGAGCTCTCCTCAGGCCTGCGCGTCGGCACCGCCTTCGGCTTCACTCTTTACAGCCCGGTCGACGGCATCAGCGAACCATCGATCGACGAGGCGACGATCCTGGTCGGCCCCTGGACCTTCGGGCTCGATGCTTCCCGCTTCTCGTTCTGGACCGGCGACGAGTTCATCTTCTCGGCGCGCGTGCCCTCGCGCACCGTCGGCATCATCGCGCTGGAACTGCCGCTGACCGAGAGCTGGACGGCAACGCTCGCCCTCGAGGACCCGTCGCTCGGCAACACCGCTTCGAGCGCACCGGTCCAGACCGGCCGGCGCATACCGGACACAGTCGGCCGCCTCGTCTACGAGCAGGGCGGCTGGACCGTGCATGGCGCGCTCGCCCTGCGCGAGATTCCCGGCACACCCGCGCGCTTCGGCCGGGCCGGCATCATCGGCGCGACCTATGAAGGCGAGGCGCTAGGCCATGGTTGGAGCCTGACCGCCCAGCTCGCTGGCGCGATCGATGGGGCGCCCTATCTCGGCTCGGTGCTCGACGCTCGCACCGTCAATCGCGTGCTGGTGGCAAGCGATGCCACGCGCGGCTTCTCCGGCGTCGTCTCGGGCCGCTTCGAATGGACCGACGAGCTCGCCAGCAACACCTATCTCAGCCGCTATTGGCTCGAAGTGCCACTCGCCAACCAGATCCGCGGCGAGATCAGGATCGACCGCGTCGCCGCCAACCTGGTCTGGACCCCGGTGGAGGGCTTCAAGGCCGGCATCGAAAGCTCGGTCGCCTGGGCGAAGATCGCGCTCACCGGCCGCGAGATCGCGGCAGGCCTAGCGGGGCGGCAGATCTCGACGCAGCTGTTCATCGAGCGGAGTTTTTAGGCAGGAACGTCATTCTCGGGCGAAGCCCTCGGGTCCGGCCCAAGGATAAACTCCGCGCAGACCCGAGAATCTCAGGACGAGGAGCCGCTGATCAGAGCCTCACGGGCCCGTCATGCTCGGGTCAAGCCCGAGCATGACGGGCTACGCTACTCCCCGCGCTCCTGCCGGAGCTTCTCCCAGTATTCCAGCCGCTTTCTGATCTCGCGTTCGAAGCCGCGCTCCGGCGGATCGTAGAAGCGCTGGCGGCCGAGTGCGTCGGGCCAGTAGTTCTGGCCGGAAAAGGCGTCGGGCGCGTCATGATCATAGGCGTAATCAGCGCCGTAGCCCTCTTCCTTCATCAGCTTGGTCGGCGCGTTCAGGATGGTCTTGGGCGGCGTCAGCGAGCCCGCCTGCTTGGCTGTGCGCATCGCCGCCTTGTAGGCGACATAGGCCGCGTTCGATTTCGGCGCGGTGGCGAGATAAATCACCGTATTGGCCAAGGCGAGCTCGCCCTCGGGCGAGCCGAGCTGCTCATAGGTCTCGGCCGCGGCGCGGGCATGCACCAGCGCCTGCGGGTCGGCGAGGCCGATATCCTCGACCGCCATCCGCACCAGCCGCCGCGCCAGGAAGCGCGGATCCTCGCCGGCATCGAGCATGCGGGCGAAATAGTAGAGCGCCGCGTCGGGATCGGAGCCGCGGATCGTCTTGTGCAGCGCCGAGATCAGGTTGTAGTGGCCGTCCTGCGCCTTGTCGTAGATCGGCGCGCGGCGCTGGATCACCTCGGAAAGACCGGCTTCGTCGAAGATCTCGCCCGGCTTGGCGGCGCGCCAGGTCTCCTCCGCCAGGGTCAGCACCGCCCGCCCGTCGCCATCGGCGAAGCGTGCCAAAGCGAGCCGCGCCTCCGGCGTCAGCGGCAACTCGCGATTCTCCAGCGCCTCGGCCCGGCCGAGCATGAAGAGCAGCGCGCCTTCGTCGAGCGCCTTGAAGGTCAGGACGCGGGCGCGCGAGAGCAGCGCCGCATTGAGCGCGAAGGACGGGTTCTCGGTGGTGGCGCCGACCAGCGTGATCGTGCCGTCCTCCATCACCGGCAGGAAGGCGTCCTGCTGGGCCCGGTTGAAGCGGTGGATCTCGTCGACGAACAGCAAGGTGCCCCGACCGCCGAGCCGGCGGCCGCGGGCGGCGTCGAAGGCCTTCTTCAGGTCGGCGACCCCCGAGAAGATCGCGCTGATCTGCTCGAAACCGAGATCGGTCTGCCCCGCGAGCAGGCGCGCCACCGTGGTCTTGCCGGTGCCGGGCGGGCCCCAGAAGATCAGGCTGCCGAGCGAGCCCGAGGCGATCAGCCGGGTCAGCACGCCGTCCTCGCCGGTCAGGTGATCCTGGCCGGAGACCTCGCCGAGCGTCGTCGGCCGCACCCGGTCAGCGAGGGGGCGCGGACCGGATTTATCGAGGCCGGATACGGCGAAGAGGTCGCTCATTGCAATGGGTCGTCATGCTCGGGCTTGGCCCGAGCATCTCGGAAACCAGCTATCTGGTCATGAGATTCCCGGGTCTGCGCTTCGCTTCGCCCGAGAATGAGGGGGATGTCCAGCACCACCCTCACCCGCCGAATGTCGAGGTGACCGTCTGGCCGCCCCGCGAGATCGTCACCTCCCAGGAGCGCTTGCGCTCGCGCGTCGCGAGCTCGATCTCGCGCGAGGCGTTGATGCGCTCGCCATTGATGGCGAGGATGAGATCGCCCTTCTGGAAGCCGACGCGCGCGGCCGGGCTGCCCTCCTCGATATTGCCGACGACGACGCCCTCGGTCGAGAGGTCGATCGAGAGCTCCTCGGCCACCGCAGGCGACAGGTTCAGCACGGTAAGACCCGTGAAGGGCGAGCGGCCGGCGACCTTGACCGGCTCGCGCGGGCGCGTCTCCGGCGCCGGCATCAGCTTGACGGGGACGGTGATGCGCTTGCCGCCGCGGAGCACGGTGAGCTGCGTGGTGCTGCCGATCGGCCGCGTGGCGAAGCGATAGCCGAAGCTCTCGGGATCGTCGACGCCGACACCATCGATGGCGAGGATCACGTCCGAGCGCTTGAGGCCGCCTTCGGCCGCAGGCCCGGAGTCGACGACGCTGGCGACGACCGAGCCGGCCGGCCGGTCGAGCCCGAGCCCGTCGGCGACATCCTGGGTCAGCGCCTGCAGCCGCGCCCCGAACCAGGCCCGGCGGACCGTCGTCGCCCCCGTCTTGGCGCTGTCGACGACGACGCGGACCATGGCCGAGGGAATGGCGAAGCCGATGCCGACGCTGCCGCCCGACTTCGAGAAGATCGCGGTGTTGATGCCGGTGAGCCGGCCCTGCATGTCGACCAGCGCGCCGCCGGAATTGCCGGGGTTGATCGCGGCGTCGGTCTGGATGAAGGACTGGGCGTCGCCGACGCCCACTTGAGTGCGGGCCAGCGCCGAGACGATGCCTTGCGTCACCGTCTGGCCGACGCCGAACGGGTTGCCGATCGCCAGCACGAGATCGCCGATCTGCAGCGCGTCGGAATCGCCGAGCTCGATCGCTGCGAGGTCCTTGGCGCCCTTGAGCTTGAGCACGGCGAGATCCGTGCGCGGATCGCGCAGCAGGATCGTCGCCTCGTATTCGCGCTTGTCGGCCAGCGCCACCTTGACCTCGGTCATCCCCTCGATGACGTGGTTGTTAGTGACGACGAGCCCCGCGCCGGCATCGACGATCACGCCCGAGCCGAGCGAGCGCTGCACCTGCTCGCGCGGCAGGCCGAAGCCGCCATCACCGAAGAAGCGGCGGAAGAACGGATCGTCCATGAACGGGTTCTGTGGCCGCCGCTCAACGCGCGCGCCATAGACGTTGACGACCGAGGGCGCGGTCTTCTGCACCACCGGCGCGAAGGACAGCGTGATCTGCTGGCGCGCCTCCGGCACTTGCCGGGCCTGGGCGAGGGCCAGCGTCGAAGCGCCCGCGGACAGAGCAAGGCCGAGGGTCAGGGCGACAAGCTGACTACGATTCGGCACGATGGAACGGCGCATGCCGATCTCCTTCTTGAAACAAAACAACTGCCTCGGGCGTTCGTTTCCCGAACTATCCTTCCACGGCAGCAGCCCGGACAGTCTCGGAAACACGCGCTGCGTGATTCCGTTCCGGGTCGCGCAACACCCCGCCTTGCCCCCGAAAGGACCGTCGACGTGAGCCTCGTGCGCCTTGTTTATGCCAGCCGCAGCCGACTCGTCGAGGCGGATCGACGCGTCGAGCTCGCGCGCATTCTCGAGACGGCGCAACGGCTCAATGCCGAAAGGCATCTCACAGGTTTCCTGATGGCGACACCGGGCGGATTCGCCCAGATCCTCGAAGGCGAGGCCGGCTCTATCGCGGAAACCTATGGCCGGATCATGGTCGATCCGCGCCATGGCGATCTGCGTCTGCTGGCGCAGGATGCCGTTGCTCACCGGCAGTTCGCCGGCTGGGCGATGGCCTTCGCCGAGCGCAACGAGACGACCGCTTTCATCTTCAGTCTCTACGGCATCTCGCCGAATGCCGAAATCTTCGAACAGCCCCTGGACGTGCTGCTCGATCTCGCCGCCGAACTCGCCAGCGCCCGGGCCTAGAGCCATTCCAGTAAAAGTGCGTAGCGGTTTTGCGTCCGGAATTGCGGAGGAACAAAAGGATGGAACTGCCTATTTGGCGTCGCTGAGCAGCACCTTGTACTTCTCGATCTCGGCCGGGACCATCTTGGCGACGAACTCCGGCGACATCTCGTCGCTCGAAGGCAGCACCGAGGAGAGCTCCTTGAAGCGCCCATGCAGCTTCTCGCTGGAAAGCGCGGTGCGCAGTGCCTGGTTCAGTCGGTCGATCACCGGCTGCGGCGTGCCCTTCGGCGCGAAGATCGCATTCCAGCCCTGCGCCTGGAACGCCGGCAGCCCGGCCTCGGCCGAGGTCGGCACATCAGGCAGGCTCGGCAGGCGCTGCGGCGTCGCCACCACCAGCGCCTTGACCTTGTTGCCCTGGACCGCGCCGGAGAGCGAGGTCGCGGCATCGCAGACACCGTCGATCTGGCCACCCATCAGGTCGTTCAGCGCCGGCCCCGCGCCGCGATAGCTCACCAGCGCCACGTCGAGGCCGGACGCCTTCAGGAAGTTGCGGCAGATCAGATAGTTCGACGAGCCGACGCCGGCATGGCCGAGGCTGAGCTTGCCGGGATTGGCCTTGGCGTAGGCGAGGAACTCCTTGAGGTCCTTGGCCGGGAAGTCGAGCTTCAGCGCGATCATCGGCGAGGTCTTGGCGACGAGGCCGATCGGCACGAAATCGGCGGGCGTGTATTTGAGGTCGTTGTAGATCGTGTAGGAGGCGGCATTGGTGCCGCTGTTGCCGATCACGATGGTGTAGCCGTCGGGCTCGGCCCTCGCCGCCCGCGTCAAGGCGGTCGCGCCGCCCGCCCCGCCCATGTTCTCCATCACGATGCGCTGGCCGAGAACCTGCGCCATTTCCTCGCCGACCAGGCGCGCGATCACGTCGGAGGAGCCGCCGGCCGCGAACGGCACCAGCATGTTGATCGGCTTCGACGGATACTTGTCCTGGGCCTGTGCCGGCAGGACGGCGATCGCGGCGAGAACGGCCAGAGCAGCGCGCTTCATGAAAAAACATCTCCCTCGACGCCGGGCTTTT
This genomic interval from Bosea sp. 29B contains the following:
- a CDS encoding BLUF domain-containing protein, with the protein product MSLVRLVYASRSRLVEADRRVELARILETAQRLNAERHLTGFLMATPGGFAQILEGEAGSIAETYGRIMVDPRHGDLRLLAQDAVAHRQFAGWAMAFAERNETTAFIFSLYGISPNAEIFEQPLDVLLDLAAELASARA
- a CDS encoding tripartite tricarboxylate transporter substrate-binding protein, giving the protein MKRAALAVLAAIAVLPAQAQDKYPSKPINMLVPFAAGGSSDVIARLVGEEMAQVLGQRIVMENMGGAGGATALTRAARAEPDGYTIVIGNSGTNAASYTIYNDLKYTPADFVPIGLVAKTSPMIALKLDFPAKDLKEFLAYAKANPGKLSLGHAGVGSSNYLICRNFLKASGLDVALVSYRGAGPALNDLMGGQIDGVCDAATSLSGAVQGNKVKALVVATPQRLPSLPDVPTSAEAGLPAFQAQGWNAIFAPKGTPQPVIDRLNQALRTALSSEKLHGRFKELSSVLPSSDEMSPEFVAKMVPAEIEKYKVLLSDAK